From the genome of Pelobacter propionicus DSM 2379, one region includes:
- a CDS encoding ExeA family protein, which translates to MNDKTLLALYGLKYNPFVPALPVEALWPLPGAELFARRLESLVSQGGFSLITGEPGYGKSKTLQWLGARLGQLPDIVVGVMERPQSKVADFYRELGELFGVQLNPANRYGGFKALRERWRAHCAATLLRPLLLVDEAQEVSSECLTELRLLQSASFDSQSLLFTVLCGDARLPQRFRTPELLPLGSRIRARLELSALTPQELASYLDYVLQKAGAPQLIAPELIQTLATHAHGNLRVLTHMAAELLTAAAERNLPRIDEPLYFDLFTPPVRQPRRS; encoded by the coding sequence ATGAACGATAAGACTCTCCTGGCCCTCTACGGGCTCAAGTACAACCCGTTCGTGCCGGCGCTTCCCGTGGAGGCGCTCTGGCCGCTGCCGGGCGCCGAACTCTTTGCCCGGCGCCTGGAGTCCCTGGTCTCCCAGGGCGGGTTCTCCCTGATCACCGGTGAGCCGGGCTACGGCAAATCGAAGACCCTGCAGTGGCTTGGCGCCCGCCTGGGACAACTGCCCGACATCGTAGTGGGGGTGATGGAGCGCCCCCAAAGCAAGGTCGCCGATTTCTATCGCGAGCTTGGAGAGCTATTCGGCGTTCAGCTCAATCCCGCCAACCGGTATGGCGGATTCAAGGCGCTGCGTGAGCGCTGGCGCGCACACTGTGCAGCGACTCTCTTGCGCCCGCTGCTCCTGGTCGATGAGGCTCAGGAGGTCAGCTCCGAGTGCCTGACCGAACTGAGGCTCCTGCAAAGCGCGAGCTTCGACTCCCAGAGCCTGCTCTTCACCGTGCTGTGCGGCGACGCCCGGCTCCCCCAGCGCTTCCGCACCCCGGAACTCCTACCCTTGGGCAGTCGCATCCGCGCCCGCCTGGAACTCTCCGCGCTCACCCCGCAGGAGCTGGCTTCCTACCTGGACTACGTCCTGCAGAAAGCCGGGGCGCCCCAGTTGATCGCACCGGAGCTGATCCAAACCCTGGCAACCCATGCACACGGAAACCTGCGGGTGCTCACACACATGGCGGCGGAACTGCTCACCGCCGCCGCCGAGCGCAACCTCCCGCGCATCGACGAACCCCTCTACTTCGACCTATTCACTCCTCCCGTGCGTCAGCCGCGCCGTTCCTGA
- a CDS encoding right-handed parallel beta-helix repeat-containing protein, with amino-acid sequence MKINDFIRKTRTLFFTLTLVCGVMSSGWAATYYVDSVSGNDANTGTEAAPWKSLTKVNSTAFKSGDYIYFKCGQTWSAALIPVSGSSAGYVTYGSYGSGAKPVIRNFNATGKMYVKLQGVKLSSTTADYPLYINKSSYIWVENCEIYAESGSTAYAAARIYMDSHHNKIVNCVIEHRNFNRQNDALNLKYNANYNLIEGNKIGTATHYALTLEGSSSAYPGYVCSYNVIRKNTINNPEGAVVELQSNANRNVFENNTVTGGKNTSFCANQPRSFKSVSQYNIIRGNVIYDNLESAGSGISSQAYQYNTDPANNVVGNRIYNNIIKGIYASPIILDNYEPTVCKVADNVFKNNIISGNGVSNGLQLIVTANSNITDNYFQNNLFYKYGTTNVLKVKGVSYSVASIQSTSSTYFSGNIQKEPAIGTDNNLLSGSPCIDAGGFLTTVTSSSGSGNIISLADVKYFSDGFGVAEGDKIMVGNALATITSIDYSTNKVVLKDPISWQQGASVSLPFAGTKPDIGAFEVADLSSTILPPVNLKVVE; translated from the coding sequence ATGAAAATCAATGACTTTATAAGGAAAACACGGACACTGTTTTTTACGCTGACTTTGGTGTGCGGTGTCATGTCATCCGGGTGGGCAGCAACCTACTACGTGGATTCCGTAAGCGGAAACGACGCCAATACGGGCACAGAGGCTGCGCCCTGGAAATCGCTGACCAAAGTGAATTCGACTGCTTTTAAATCAGGCGACTATATCTATTTCAAATGCGGGCAAACATGGAGTGCCGCCTTAATTCCAGTATCAGGTTCCAGCGCCGGTTATGTTACATATGGATCGTACGGAAGTGGCGCCAAACCGGTAATAAGAAACTTTAATGCAACTGGCAAGATGTACGTTAAGCTTCAAGGTGTAAAATTAAGTTCCACCACAGCAGATTACCCTCTGTATATCAATAAATCCTCGTATATATGGGTTGAAAACTGTGAAATATATGCCGAAAGCGGATCGACTGCCTATGCTGCGGCAAGAATCTACATGGACTCACACCACAACAAGATAGTTAACTGCGTTATTGAACATAGAAATTTTAATAGGCAAAATGATGCTCTCAATCTGAAATATAACGCAAACTATAATTTGATCGAAGGCAACAAGATCGGGACAGCAACACACTATGCACTTACTTTAGAAGGTTCAAGTTCCGCCTATCCTGGTTATGTATGTAGTTACAATGTTATAAGAAAAAATACCATAAATAACCCTGAAGGTGCAGTAGTTGAACTTCAGTCAAACGCAAATCGCAATGTGTTTGAGAACAATACGGTAACAGGCGGAAAGAATACTTCTTTTTGCGCCAACCAGCCCCGTTCCTTTAAAAGCGTGTCACAATATAACATTATTAGGGGGAATGTAATTTACGATAATCTTGAATCGGCTGGATCCGGCATCTCTTCACAGGCTTATCAGTATAATACCGATCCGGCCAACAATGTCGTGGGTAACCGCATTTATAACAATATTATTAAAGGCATATACGCTAGTCCTATTATTCTCGACAATTATGAGCCCACTGTGTGCAAGGTGGCGGATAACGTGTTCAAAAACAACATCATCAGTGGCAATGGTGTGTCGAATGGTCTTCAACTTATTGTGACAGCGAACAGCAATATTACGGATAATTATTTTCAAAATAACCTTTTTTACAAATACGGCACAACCAATGTCTTGAAAGTAAAGGGTGTGTCGTATAGCGTCGCTTCAATACAATCAACCTCCAGCACTTACTTTTCAGGTAATATCCAGAAAGAACCAGCTATAGGTACCGACAACAACCTGCTTTCCGGTTCACCGTGCATCGATGCAGGCGGATTTTTGACAACAGTGACAAGTTCAAGTGGTTCTGGCAACATAATATCTCTTGCAGATGTCAAATATTTCAGCGATGGATTTGGTGTTGCTGAAGGTGACAAAATAATGGTTGGTAATGCTTTGGCAACCATTACATCTATAGACTATTCAACAAACAAGGTTGTTCTTAAGGACCCAATTTCATGGCAGCAGGGAGCATCGGTGAGCCTTCCTTTTGCTGGTACCAAGCCTGATATTGGAGCTTTTGAAGTCGCTGATCTGTCTTCTACTATTTTGCCTCCAGTAAACTTAAAAGTTGTTGAATAG
- a CDS encoding DUF2157 domain-containing protein gives MTPQGQASRAKAQQRADRIQAFRSELGQVEAEGVLRLDEDQHTRLSDYHTRLLGELEARFDIDTSPTARRMSAGMRVVSFLGALALSAAVFFFFYRFWGFFSTTAQVAILVTAPLVLLMGVEVAARCERTLYFCSLISLVTFAAFVLDLSMLGQIYSITPSQNAFLAWGLLALILAYSYHLRLILVAGLLSLMGYLAATMGTWCGLYWLSFGERPENFIAAGLAIFAAGFLPHPGRQEFPPLLRTFGLLAIFIALLTLSHWGAGSYLPFPHEQIETGYQLGGFALAGLVIWLGIARNWPGLVNLGSSFFVIFLYTKFFDWWWQWMPKYLFFLLLGGAAVLLLILLRKMRSLIREVTP, from the coding sequence ATGACACCCCAGGGGCAGGCCAGCAGGGCCAAGGCACAGCAGCGGGCCGACCGGATACAGGCTTTCAGGAGCGAACTTGGACAGGTTGAAGCCGAGGGGGTGCTGCGCCTTGACGAGGATCAGCACACACGGCTGAGCGACTACCATACCAGGCTGCTGGGCGAGCTGGAAGCCCGCTTCGATATCGACACCAGCCCTACGGCCCGCCGCATGTCCGCCGGCATGCGCGTCGTCTCCTTCCTGGGTGCGCTGGCCCTGTCGGCGGCGGTATTTTTCTTCTTCTACCGCTTCTGGGGTTTCTTCTCCACGACTGCCCAGGTTGCCATCCTGGTGACCGCGCCGCTGGTGCTGCTGATGGGGGTGGAAGTCGCCGCCCGGTGCGAACGGACGCTCTACTTCTGCTCACTGATCAGCCTGGTGACCTTTGCCGCCTTTGTGCTCGACCTGAGCATGCTGGGCCAGATCTACAGCATCACCCCCAGCCAAAACGCCTTCCTGGCCTGGGGTCTCCTGGCCCTGATCCTGGCCTATAGCTATCACCTGCGCCTGATCCTGGTGGCAGGGCTGCTCTCGCTCATGGGTTATCTGGCCGCCACCATGGGGACCTGGTGCGGCCTGTACTGGCTCTCCTTCGGTGAGCGGCCGGAGAACTTCATCGCTGCGGGGCTCGCTATCTTTGCCGCGGGATTCCTTCCCCACCCTGGTCGCCAGGAGTTTCCGCCACTGCTGCGCACCTTCGGCCTGTTGGCGATCTTCATCGCCCTGCTGACCCTCTCCCACTGGGGCGCGGGCAGCTATCTGCCGTTTCCCCATGAGCAGATCGAAACCGGCTACCAGCTGGGCGGGTTCGCGCTGGCCGGGCTGGTGATCTGGCTCGGCATCGCCCGAAACTGGCCCGGCCTGGTCAACCTGGGCAGCAGCTTCTTCGTGATCTTCCTCTACACCAAATTCTTCGACTGGTGGTGGCAATGGATGCCCAAGTACCTGTTCTTCCTGCTGCTGGGGGGAGCAGCGGTGCTGCTCCTGATCCTGCTCAGGAAGATGCGCTCGCTGATTCGGGAGGTGACGCCATGA
- a CDS encoding pyridine nucleotide-disulfide oxidoreductase produces MTADQYDVIIIGTGPAALGAAFHLSDNNPAISILMIDKEPVCSGGLLNDCKQNYSYPIGFAEECWTREEAERLLPLVERKLQPVFKEKMNLETYRKRAERVGVELFDVRQAHVGTDRSRLLIRRLMDELADRGVQVMLRREVTDVREERESALITLDDGRTPRAGAVVVAPGRKGFAFLQRVMEQLGVEYVDNILDVGIRVETRLENYPIVRDYYDPKFYFPDRVRTFCTNSGQARVALERYGEFSLVNGHALSSENNGNGLVNFALLKTIGLKDPVRSGHQMALILGRLANEIGGGRPLMQRVGDFRMGKRSTAETFNDDLYSFRPTCPVTAGDLGLAVPAKIMRHIWAAMKKLDTIVPGVLHPSTIMYYPEIKMYANKPAFLDSHFRVTPHIYMVGDGAGVSRGITGAWASGIRAAEGIFEGKR; encoded by the coding sequence ATGACAGCCGACCAGTATGACGTCATCATCATCGGCACCGGGCCGGCTGCCCTGGGGGCCGCGTTCCACCTCAGCGACAACAATCCCGCCATCTCCATCCTGATGATCGACAAGGAACCGGTCTGCTCCGGCGGGCTCCTGAACGACTGCAAGCAGAACTACTCCTACCCCATCGGCTTTGCCGAGGAGTGCTGGACCAGGGAGGAGGCGGAACGCCTGCTCCCCCTGGTGGAGCGGAAACTCCAGCCGGTATTCAAAGAGAAGATGAACCTGGAGACCTACCGCAAGCGGGCGGAGCGGGTCGGGGTGGAGCTGTTCGACGTGCGCCAGGCCCACGTGGGGACCGACCGGAGCAGGCTCCTGATCCGGCGGCTGATGGACGAGCTGGCCGACCGGGGTGTCCAGGTCATGCTCAGGCGCGAGGTCACCGACGTGCGGGAGGAGCGGGAAAGCGCCCTGATCACCCTGGACGACGGCCGAACCCCGCGCGCCGGAGCGGTGGTGGTGGCGCCAGGGAGGAAGGGGTTCGCCTTCCTGCAGCGGGTCATGGAGCAGCTGGGGGTGGAGTACGTGGACAACATCCTGGACGTGGGCATCAGGGTCGAGACCCGGCTGGAGAACTACCCCATCGTCCGGGACTACTACGATCCCAAGTTTTACTTCCCCGACCGGGTGCGCACCTTCTGTACCAACTCCGGCCAGGCCCGGGTGGCGCTGGAGCGCTACGGGGAGTTCAGCCTGGTGAACGGCCATGCCCTCTCCTCGGAGAACAACGGCAACGGCTTGGTCAATTTCGCCCTGCTCAAGACCATCGGGCTCAAGGACCCGGTGCGCAGCGGCCACCAGATGGCCCTCATCTTGGGGCGTCTGGCCAACGAGATCGGCGGCGGCAGACCGCTCATGCAGCGGGTGGGGGATTTCCGCATGGGGAAGCGCTCCACCGCCGAGACCTTCAACGACGACCTGTACTCCTTCCGTCCCACCTGTCCGGTGACCGCCGGCGACCTGGGGCTGGCGGTTCCGGCCAAGATCATGCGCCACATCTGGGCGGCCATGAAGAAGCTGGACACCATCGTCCCCGGGGTTCTCCATCCCAGCACCATCATGTACTATCCCGAGATCAAGATGTACGCCAACAAGCCCGCTTTTCTGGATTCTCATTTCCGGGTCACCCCCCACATCTACATGGTGGGCGACGGCGCCGGAGTCTCCCGCGGCATCACCGGCGCCTGGGCCAGCGGCATCAGGGCCGCCGAGGGAATTTTCGAAGGAAAAAGATGA
- a CDS encoding DUF4824 family protein, translated as MKQSGLLAALALVLITNGIILAGVLHNRLGEPDARVELTERELRLEGHNRENSAVSLRLTLQRQHDDINGPFPWLERGKLEQLGFDCRTPPDAQDAGLRYDRALPRRVWLVLEYEGKAWQAWRSEAKRRLAELSRRGTEAGEGSRPRNFEAKRLRWESMAGSRLFAIDAGNDPASLRQRYPDRTHCIITPALVRIQLLRAHDQEPHRPARLAGYVQQLLTDSIQVPRDRRGVLTSLAASRQEYSFSGQSEKVFAPRYRVTLNYGKRHEPWVTAVQPLSPARSAAQGEEGATKK; from the coding sequence ATGAAGCAGAGCGGACTCCTGGCGGCCTTGGCCCTGGTCCTGATCACCAACGGCATCATCCTGGCGGGCGTACTCCACAACCGCCTGGGAGAGCCGGATGCACGGGTGGAACTGACCGAGCGCGAGCTGCGCCTGGAAGGACACAACCGGGAGAACAGCGCCGTCTCCCTGAGACTCACCCTGCAACGGCAGCACGACGACATCAACGGGCCGTTTCCCTGGCTTGAGCGCGGGAAACTGGAGCAGCTGGGATTCGACTGCCGGACGCCACCCGATGCGCAGGACGCCGGGCTGCGCTATGACCGGGCGCTCCCCCGCCGGGTCTGGCTGGTGCTGGAATACGAGGGGAAGGCCTGGCAGGCCTGGCGCAGCGAGGCCAAACGGCGTCTGGCGGAACTATCCCGCCGCGGCACAGAGGCGGGGGAAGGCTCCCGGCCCCGGAACTTCGAGGCGAAACGCCTCAGGTGGGAGAGTATGGCTGGATCGCGGCTGTTCGCTATCGACGCGGGCAATGATCCTGCCAGTCTGCGGCAACGCTATCCCGACCGGACGCACTGCATCATCACTCCGGCTCTGGTGCGGATCCAGCTGCTGCGCGCCCACGATCAGGAGCCACACCGTCCCGCCCGCCTGGCCGGATACGTGCAGCAACTCCTGACCGATTCCATCCAGGTTCCCCGTGACCGCCGGGGAGTGCTGACCTCTCTCGCTGCCTCCCGCCAGGAATACTCTTTCAGCGGACAGTCGGAAAAGGTCTTCGCCCCGCGCTACCGGGTTACGCTGAACTACGGCAAACGGCATGAACCTTGGGTAACGGCCGTGCAGCCCCTCTCTCCGGCACGCTCCGCCGCACAGGGAGAGGAAGGAGCAACGAAGAAGTGA
- a CDS encoding IS481 family transposase: protein MKKNVVPKQRWARFRLQVIGPLLASPAASGELQGKIRELSERVYRHPLLPEKSIRLGFSTLERWYYQAKDAADPIAALSRKARSDAGCQIALSEALLSALEVQYARYPRWTVQLHYDNLAAEVAQKPQMGALPSYQSVLRRMREKGWQKRREPANPTEGQRRAVRRRESREIRGYEASHVHALWHLDFHQGSLKVLDEEGGWQTPLVCAVLDDRSRLCCHLQWYLAESAQNLAHALTQAMLKRGLPRALMTDNGSAMLAEETREGLARLGVSHDTTLPYSPYMNGKQEVFWAQLEGRLMELLRGVSPLRLEFLNRTTQAWVEQDYHRRTHSEIGCAPIERLLAGPEVSRSAPDMDSLNLAFTRQVTRTQRKSDATVTVEGVRFEVPSRFRHLPRLTLRHAGWDVSRMVLVDPDSCNPLARLLPQDKEKNASGQRRTLEPVAAQSAQANASPEEMPALLRKWLADYAATGLPPAYLAVKEGPDER, encoded by the coding sequence ATGAAGAAGAATGTAGTCCCGAAGCAGCGCTGGGCCAGGTTTCGGCTGCAGGTGATCGGACCGCTATTGGCGAGCCCTGCCGCGAGCGGGGAGTTGCAGGGAAAGATCCGGGAATTGAGCGAGAGGGTGTACCGGCATCCCCTGCTCCCGGAGAAGTCTATACGACTTGGTTTTTCCACGCTCGAACGCTGGTACTACCAGGCGAAGGACGCCGCGGACCCGATCGCTGCGCTGAGTCGCAAGGCGCGTTCGGACGCCGGGTGTCAGATTGCGCTGTCCGAGGCGCTCTTGAGCGCCCTGGAAGTGCAGTATGCCAGGTATCCTCGCTGGACGGTGCAACTGCACTACGACAACCTTGCCGCCGAAGTGGCCCAAAAGCCCCAGATGGGAGCCTTGCCGAGCTACCAGAGCGTGCTTCGCCGAATGCGGGAGAAGGGGTGGCAGAAAAGGCGCGAGCCCGCGAACCCGACCGAAGGACAACGCCGCGCCGTCCGGCGCCGCGAAAGCCGTGAGATTCGCGGCTATGAGGCGAGCCACGTGCACGCCCTGTGGCACCTCGACTTCCACCAGGGAAGCCTCAAGGTGCTGGACGAGGAGGGGGGCTGGCAGACGCCCCTGGTGTGCGCGGTTCTGGACGACCGGAGCAGGCTCTGCTGCCATCTGCAGTGGTATCTGGCGGAAAGCGCCCAGAACCTCGCGCATGCTCTCACGCAGGCGATGCTGAAACGTGGGCTTCCCAGGGCTCTGATGACCGATAATGGAAGCGCGATGCTGGCGGAGGAAACCCGGGAGGGGCTGGCCCGACTCGGGGTGAGCCACGACACAACCCTTCCTTACTCGCCCTATATGAACGGGAAACAGGAGGTGTTCTGGGCGCAGCTTGAGGGACGTCTCATGGAGCTTTTGCGCGGGGTGAGCCCCTTGCGGCTGGAGTTCCTCAACCGCACCACCCAGGCGTGGGTCGAACAGGACTATCACCGCCGTACCCACAGCGAGATCGGCTGCGCTCCGATCGAGCGCCTGCTCGCCGGACCGGAGGTCTCCCGCTCGGCTCCCGACATGGACTCCTTGAATCTCGCCTTCACCCGCCAGGTTACGCGCACCCAGCGCAAAAGCGATGCAACCGTGACGGTCGAGGGGGTGCGCTTCGAGGTCCCGTCGCGGTTCAGGCATCTCCCCCGCCTGACGTTACGCCATGCCGGTTGGGACGTAAGCCGGATGGTTCTAGTGGATCCCGACAGCTGCAATCCCTTGGCCCGGCTGCTCCCCCAGGACAAGGAGAAAAACGCCTCCGGTCAGCGCCGCACTCTGGAACCGGTTGCGGCGCAGTCGGCCCAGGCGAACGCCTCACCCGAGGAGATGCCCGCACTGCTTCGCAAGTGGCTGGCGGATTACGCCGCCACCGGGCTTCCACCGGCCTATCTTGCCGTGAAGGAGGGTCCCGATGAACGATAA
- the istB gene encoding IS21-like element ISPepr5 family helper ATPase IstB, with protein MEQLTYERLQDNLKRLKLFKAVEILDDVATITQSDGSSHLAFLDRLLEEEVAAKDKRRVDTAMKIAGLPMAKTIEEYDFTFHPHLDKKAVMELFDLTFLAKHENVIFLGPPGVGKTHLAIALAIKACYHGFKVYFTTMHTLIAKLKESQAKGKAYLNSSLVIVDEVGYLPVNNQEAYLFFQFISYRYEKSSTIITSNKSFSDWQELFGDQVIASAILDRLLHHSKVVNIKGHSYRLQGHAFAKQLSQKGGESISTTPD; from the coding sequence ATGGAACAGCTGACCTATGAGCGCCTCCAGGACAACCTGAAACGACTGAAACTCTTCAAGGCGGTGGAAATCCTTGACGATGTCGCCACCATCACCCAGAGCGACGGGAGCTCTCACCTTGCTTTCCTTGACCGGCTCCTGGAGGAAGAAGTGGCGGCAAAGGACAAGCGCCGTGTGGATACCGCCATGAAGATCGCCGGTCTTCCCATGGCCAAAACCATCGAGGAGTACGACTTCACCTTCCATCCCCATCTGGACAAGAAAGCGGTGATGGAACTCTTCGATCTGACCTTTCTGGCCAAACACGAAAATGTCATCTTCCTGGGACCGCCGGGAGTGGGTAAGACCCACCTCGCCATCGCCCTGGCAATCAAGGCCTGCTATCACGGCTTCAAGGTCTACTTCACCACCATGCACACCCTGATCGCCAAGCTGAAGGAGAGTCAGGCCAAGGGAAAGGCCTATCTCAACTCAAGTCTGGTGATCGTCGATGAAGTCGGCTACCTACCGGTCAACAACCAGGAAGCCTACCTCTTCTTCCAGTTCATCTCCTATCGTTACGAGAAAAGCTCGACCATCATCACCTCCAACAAGAGCTTCTCCGATTGGCAGGAACTCTTCGGAGACCAGGTCATTGCTTCGGCCATCCTGGACCGCCTGCTTCACCACAGCAAGGTGGTCAACATCAAAGGGCACAGCTACCGGTTACAGGGACATGCCTTCGCCAAGCAACTCTCTCAGAAAGGAGGTGAATCCATTTCAACAACACCTGATTGA
- the tnpA gene encoding IS200/IS605 family transposase, whose product MDDAQSLCHSKWDCKYHIVWVPKCRRKVLYGRIRKHLADLLHCLARQKECKIQEGHLQPDHIHILISIPPKYSVAQVIGFIKGKSAIHIARMYLGQKKNYTGMHFWARGYFVSTVGADEEMRLIRKIDGN is encoded by the coding sequence ATGGACGACGCTCAAAGTTTATGTCACTCGAAATGGGATTGCAAGTATCACATCGTATGGGTTCCCAAATGTCGCCGTAAGGTGTTGTACGGGCGGATTCGGAAACATCTTGCTGACTTGTTGCACTGTCTTGCGAGACAGAAAGAGTGCAAAATACAGGAGGGTCACCTTCAACCTGACCATATTCACATATTGATATCGATCCCACCGAAATACTCTGTTGCACAGGTGATTGGCTTCATCAAGGGCAAGAGTGCCATCCATATTGCCCGAATGTATCTTGGTCAGAAGAAGAACTATACTGGCATGCACTTTTGGGCACGTGGTTACTTCGTATCAACCGTTGGTGCTGACGAGGAAATGAGGCTGATCAGAAAAATTGATGGAAATTAG
- a CDS encoding fibronectin type III domain-containing protein, whose amino-acid sequence MKSIGSVVAVRRAVGTSKSGFLRATGLLRVGVFAFVAACTLVYPLKAHAAQTTLGWAATTSSNVSGYKLYYGNTSGTYSQSVDVGNTTSYTMSNLTAGKTYYFAAVAYDVSGNQSDYSNEVSKSIPLVQYTVTASAGTGGSISPSGSTTLNSGASKTYTIVPATGYKIADVKVDGTSVGAVSTYTFGNVTASHTISATFSAQVTTITPHWNDATTKNTTMLTASPKYMVWSPVVADATAKVTSLRVNIGLYGQATQVRLALYDKSGKKMTEGTGTVSAAGYKSITVPLVSVTKGNTYFIAIQAASSMLKKFNCGASTGGYAAKNTYSNGFPSSLPKGWSDYLVTSGMFVQ is encoded by the coding sequence ATGAAATCAATTGGTTCAGTAGTTGCGGTGCGAAGGGCAGTAGGCACATCGAAATCAGGCTTCTTGCGGGCCACAGGACTATTGCGTGTTGGGGTTTTTGCATTTGTAGCAGCATGTACGCTTGTTTATCCGCTGAAGGCCCATGCGGCCCAGACAACCCTCGGATGGGCAGCCACTACGAGTTCAAATGTTTCCGGGTACAAGTTGTACTACGGCAACACCTCAGGTACGTACTCACAATCTGTGGATGTGGGAAACACGACAAGTTATACTATGAGTAACCTGACTGCTGGAAAAACTTATTATTTTGCTGCTGTCGCCTATGATGTGTCTGGAAATCAAAGCGATTACTCCAACGAGGTGAGCAAAAGCATACCGCTGGTTCAATATACTGTAACCGCCAGTGCGGGAACTGGGGGCTCAATTTCCCCCTCCGGTTCGACTACCCTCAATTCCGGAGCAAGTAAGACGTATACCATTGTCCCTGCTACAGGTTACAAGATAGCTGATGTGAAAGTCGACGGTACATCAGTCGGTGCGGTCAGTACCTACACATTTGGCAACGTAACCGCGAGCCATACCATTTCCGCCACCTTCTCGGCACAGGTAACTACCATAACCCCTCACTGGAACGATGCGACAACCAAGAATACGACCATGCTCACCGCTAGTCCTAAATACATGGTATGGAGCCCTGTTGTGGCCGATGCAACGGCAAAGGTGACGAGCTTGAGGGTGAATATAGGTCTTTACGGCCAAGCAACTCAGGTCAGGCTGGCACTTTATGACAAAAGCGGTAAAAAAATGACCGAGGGGACCGGTACTGTTTCAGCGGCAGGATATAAATCCATAACCGTTCCATTAGTGAGTGTTACCAAGGGCAATACCTATTTCATAGCAATACAGGCAGCTTCCAGCATGCTCAAAAAATTCAACTGCGGTGCTTCCACAGGAGGATATGCGGCTAAGAATACATACTCAAATGGGTTTCCAAGCAGTCTGCCCAAAGGGTGGAGTGATTATTTGGTCACTTCTGGAATGTTTGTACAGTAA
- the istA gene encoding IS21 family transposase, producing MDIAALKRSGHSIRWIARKLGIHRKTVKKYLESNSFPAYHRKDIKPSILEPYHQIIRDFLDEDEYQATWILTRIKRMGYSGSYDTLKVFVRSIKEQKRRIAYQRFETEPGLQAQVDWGDFKVVESTGKTTTLYAFVMVLGFSRAMYVEFVERCTLEVFMDCHLRAFRHLKGVPAEILYDNMKQVVVGRENGRPVFNTEFLHFARHYGFTPRLCPPYSPWVKGKVERPMHYVRESFWRGYGFHSLEETNQDVAAWIAETAHQRIHGTHRQQVQARWEQEQPCLGVLPPSEYDTSLKYFRKVYKDCLLSFGGNRYYVPYQEAGRKVLLKVKAGVIRIYHDDELLALYQIPELKGQTIGIPDKPPPRTPRQTPRYGQDRGKATRGLTTGTLYPEVYRRPLEEYDRYAAGGAPWNS from the coding sequence ATGGACATAGCCGCGCTCAAACGCTCCGGCCACAGTATCCGATGGATCGCACGCAAGTTGGGCATTCATCGCAAGACCGTGAAGAAGTATCTCGAAAGCAACTCTTTCCCTGCCTATCATCGGAAAGACATCAAACCATCCATCCTTGAACCGTATCACCAGATCATCCGGGATTTTCTCGATGAGGATGAATATCAGGCCACTTGGATACTCACCCGTATTAAAAGGATGGGGTATTCCGGCAGTTACGATACCCTCAAGGTATTCGTCCGCTCCATCAAGGAACAGAAGCGGCGCATCGCCTATCAGCGCTTCGAAACGGAGCCTGGGCTCCAGGCCCAGGTTGACTGGGGAGATTTCAAGGTGGTCGAGTCCACGGGAAAGACCACAACCCTCTACGCCTTCGTGATGGTACTGGGATTTTCCCGGGCCATGTACGTCGAATTCGTTGAACGATGCACCCTGGAGGTGTTCATGGACTGTCACCTCCGGGCATTTCGCCACCTCAAGGGCGTTCCCGCCGAGATCCTCTACGACAACATGAAGCAGGTCGTCGTGGGCCGGGAGAATGGCCGGCCGGTGTTCAACACCGAATTCCTTCATTTTGCCAGGCACTACGGTTTTACGCCCCGCCTCTGCCCTCCCTACAGCCCCTGGGTAAAGGGAAAGGTCGAACGCCCCATGCACTATGTGCGAGAAAGTTTCTGGAGGGGGTACGGATTCCATTCTCTGGAAGAGACCAATCAGGATGTTGCCGCCTGGATCGCGGAGACTGCCCACCAGCGCATCCACGGTACCCACCGTCAGCAGGTTCAGGCCCGCTGGGAGCAGGAGCAGCCCTGCCTGGGAGTTCTACCGCCCTCCGAATACGACACTTCCCTCAAGTATTTCCGCAAGGTCTACAAGGACTGCCTGCTTTCCTTTGGCGGCAACCGCTACTACGTTCCCTACCAGGAAGCCGGGAGAAAGGTTCTCCTGAAGGTCAAGGCCGGCGTCATTCGGATCTATCACGATGACGAACTGCTGGCCCTGTACCAGATTCCGGAACTCAAAGGGCAGACCATCGGCATTCCTGACAAACCGCCACCCCGGACTCCTCGGCAGACCCCGCGCTATGGCCAGGACCGGGGGAAGGCCACCCGTGGTCTCACGACCGGAACGCTCTACCCCGAGGTCTACCGTCGCCCTCTGGAAGAGTATGACCGCTACGCCGCCGGAGGTGCCCCATGGAACAGCTGA